In the genome of Gordonia rubripertincta, one region contains:
- a CDS encoding phospholipase D-like domain-containing protein produces the protein MTDEPGHEPILRAGDTCREIATADRVACIVDAADYFLHAKSALLQARRRVILIGWDVDTRISLDPRSPEGEVPDRLGEFLKWLGANRAGLEIYVLRWSTGAFTGMLRGVAPPFVQDLFTGRRLHFRIDAAHPVSAAHHQKIAVIDDQFAFCGGIDMTVNRWDTSEHLSHNDFRRGPDGEPHGPWHDVTVALDGDAARVVAGVAVDRWEAATGERLAPLVDTAGPDIWPEDLGVTFTDCEVGVARTIPHYNDRDEVDEIRRLYKAAFAAARRTIYIESQYLAAREIADALAERLAEPDGPEIVMVLPRHADSPVERLAMDGARHKLLRMLWRADVYDRFRAYYPVTSEGEEIYVHAKVLVVDDILLRVGSSNLNNRSLGFDSECDVAIEARRDDPDDARIRDTIASMRTRLLSEHLDVAAEVFDDAVREKDSLVGAIESLTTPGRTLERFDREVIEDEASIIAENELVDPEDARTPLTERVYRSVLRRGVGKRLARLSSTR, from the coding sequence ATGACGGACGAACCGGGGCACGAGCCGATACTGCGTGCGGGGGACACCTGTCGGGAGATCGCCACCGCCGACCGCGTCGCCTGCATCGTCGATGCGGCGGATTACTTCCTGCACGCCAAGTCGGCCCTGCTGCAGGCGCGACGCCGCGTCATCCTCATCGGCTGGGACGTCGACACCCGGATCAGCCTGGACCCGCGGTCACCGGAGGGCGAGGTTCCCGACCGGCTCGGGGAGTTCCTCAAATGGCTCGGCGCGAATCGCGCGGGCCTCGAGATCTACGTGCTGCGCTGGAGCACCGGGGCGTTCACCGGGATGTTGCGCGGGGTAGCGCCGCCCTTCGTCCAGGATCTCTTCACCGGGCGTCGTCTGCATTTCCGGATCGATGCTGCGCATCCGGTGTCGGCCGCCCACCACCAGAAGATCGCGGTCATCGACGACCAGTTCGCGTTCTGCGGCGGCATCGATATGACGGTGAATCGCTGGGATACTTCGGAACATCTGTCGCACAACGACTTTCGTCGTGGTCCTGACGGTGAACCACATGGTCCCTGGCATGATGTGACGGTCGCGCTCGACGGGGATGCGGCACGTGTCGTCGCGGGTGTCGCCGTCGACCGGTGGGAAGCCGCGACCGGTGAGCGTCTGGCGCCACTCGTCGACACCGCCGGTCCCGACATCTGGCCCGAGGATCTCGGGGTCACGTTCACGGACTGCGAGGTCGGGGTCGCCCGCACCATCCCGCACTACAACGATCGTGACGAGGTCGACGAGATCCGCCGGCTCTACAAGGCGGCCTTCGCAGCGGCCCGGCGCACGATCTACATCGAGAGCCAGTATCTGGCGGCCCGCGAGATCGCGGACGCACTGGCCGAACGGCTCGCCGAACCCGACGGTCCGGAGATCGTCATGGTCCTTCCCCGGCACGCCGACAGCCCGGTCGAACGGCTCGCCATGGACGGCGCACGGCACAAACTCCTCCGGATGCTGTGGCGTGCCGACGTCTACGACCGGTTCCGTGCCTACTACCCGGTGACGTCGGAGGGCGAAGAGATCTACGTGCACGCCAAGGTCCTCGTCGTCGACGACATCCTGCTGCGCGTCGGCTCGTCCAATCTCAACAACCGATCGCTGGGCTTCGACAGTGAGTGCGATGTGGCCATCGAGGCGCGCCGCGACGACCCCGACGATGCGAGAATCCGCGACACCATCGCGTCGATGCGGACCCGGCTGCTGTCGGAACATCTCGACGTCGCCGCTGAGGTCTTCGACGACGCTGTGCGAGAGAAGGATTCGCTCGTCGGCGCGATCGAGTCGCTGACCACCCCGGGCCGCACACTCGAACGGTTCGACCGTGAGGTGATCGAGGACGAGGCGTCGATCATCGCCGAGAACGAACTCGTGGACCCGGAGGATGCGCGCACTCCGCTGACGGAACGCGTCTATCGCAGTGTGCTTCGGCGGGGAGTCGGGAAGCGATTGGCGCGCTTGAGTTCTACGCGCTGA
- a CDS encoding TetR family transcriptional regulator has product MMTRNHTQDGKSPLRDSLLDALHDLLTERDWSAVRMSDVAAATTVSRQTVYNEFGSRYGLAQGYAVRLANRFAGHVADSLADHVDDVTGALRTAFTEYFTGVATDPLIASLLSGEAKPDLMKLITTDVAPIIATASDRLAQAFRESTWLSMPDSDTERISRAITRMALSYVAMPPEGDRDVAADLAEIISPAIEAARSRD; this is encoded by the coding sequence ATGATGACGCGCAACCACACGCAGGACGGCAAGTCGCCACTTCGCGACTCGTTGCTCGACGCGCTGCACGACCTGCTGACGGAGCGGGACTGGTCGGCGGTGCGTATGTCGGATGTCGCCGCCGCCACCACTGTCAGCCGGCAGACCGTCTACAACGAGTTCGGGTCGAGATACGGACTGGCGCAGGGATATGCGGTTCGGTTGGCGAACCGTTTCGCGGGTCATGTCGCCGATTCGCTCGCCGACCACGTCGACGACGTCACCGGCGCGCTGCGCACCGCGTTCACGGAGTATTTCACCGGCGTGGCCACCGATCCCCTGATCGCGTCGCTGCTGTCCGGCGAGGCCAAACCCGATCTGATGAAGCTCATCACGACCGATGTGGCGCCGATCATCGCCACCGCGAGCGACCGACTGGCACAGGCATTCCGCGAATCGACATGGTTGTCGATGCCCGACTCCGACACCGAAAGGATCTCGCGCGCGATCACCCGAATGGCACTGAGCTACGTCGCGATGCCTCCCGAAGGTGACCGCGACGTCGCGGCAGATCTCGCCGAAATCATCTCTCCCGCCATTGAGGCCGCACGGTCTCGGGACTGA
- a CDS encoding class I SAM-dependent methyltransferase, giving the protein MGFAVPPEAYGRFMDRYADPLAEVFTTFAGVGADADVLDVGCGPGALTAHVLTLGAAVSAIDPSPPFVDACRERFPDVDVRRGTAEELPYDTAEFTHALAQLVVHFMTDPVRGLTQMARVTRPGGTVAACVWDGPTGALAPFWDAVHVLDPEAQDEALLSGAHRGHLTELFATAGLQNVVEEPLTVDVVHPSFEEWWEPYTFGIGPAGEYTQSLDAAARSELETVARKRLGDGRFTVSATAWAARGRI; this is encoded by the coding sequence GTGGGTTTCGCCGTCCCGCCCGAGGCGTACGGACGCTTCATGGACCGTTACGCCGATCCGCTCGCCGAGGTCTTCACAACCTTCGCGGGGGTCGGTGCCGACGCGGATGTCCTGGATGTCGGGTGTGGACCCGGCGCGCTCACCGCTCACGTGCTGACTCTGGGGGCTGCGGTCAGTGCGATCGATCCGTCCCCACCCTTCGTCGATGCCTGTCGCGAACGATTCCCGGACGTCGACGTGCGCCGCGGTACTGCCGAAGAATTGCCCTACGACACAGCCGAATTCACCCATGCGCTCGCGCAGCTGGTGGTTCATTTCATGACGGATCCGGTTCGTGGACTCACGCAGATGGCGCGTGTGACCCGTCCGGGCGGGACCGTTGCGGCCTGTGTGTGGGACGGACCGACCGGAGCGCTCGCCCCGTTCTGGGATGCGGTACACGTTCTCGACCCCGAGGCGCAGGATGAGGCTCTGCTCTCCGGCGCGCACCGCGGTCATCTCACGGAGCTCTTCGCCACGGCCGGACTGCAGAACGTCGTCGAGGAACCTCTCACCGTCGACGTCGTGCATCCGAGTTTCGAGGAATGGTGGGAGCCTTACACTTTCGGTATCGGTCCCGCGGGCGAGTACACGCAGTCGCTCGACGCCGCCGCGCGGAGTGAGCTCGAGACGGTAGCGCGGAAGCGTCTCGGCGACGGGCGGTTCACCGTCTCAGCCACTGCGTGGGCCGCGCGCGGGAGGATCTGA
- a CDS encoding DUF1214 domain-containing protein: protein MSGHVNVDNFVRAETHRMFADIQLAAGGVGRFRHNREPASTDEQTVIRLNRDTLYSFAVVDLGEPAVLTLPDAGERYVSAMIVNEDHYVGGVLHAAGEHTLTREQYGSRYVLVAVRILVDPTDAADVAVVGELQNQVTITPGCADAFVSPDYDTGSLDATRNGLLELAKGLDSFDRTFGTREEVDPVRHLIGCAAGWGGLPTSEATYVGVDPATGPGHYELVFADVPVDAFWSVSVYNAAGFFEPNDKDLYTVNSVTGVRNDDGSITVRFIPDASGDVPPNAIVTPEGWNYLIRLYRPRPEILDGMWTPPALKAAPQS from the coding sequence ATGTCGGGACATGTCAACGTGGACAATTTCGTTCGGGCGGAGACGCACCGGATGTTCGCCGACATCCAACTGGCTGCCGGTGGGGTGGGGAGGTTCCGCCACAATCGGGAGCCCGCCTCGACCGACGAGCAGACGGTGATCCGGCTCAACCGCGACACCCTCTACAGCTTCGCCGTCGTCGACCTCGGTGAGCCGGCTGTCCTCACACTGCCCGACGCGGGCGAGCGCTATGTCTCCGCGATGATCGTGAACGAGGACCACTACGTCGGCGGTGTTCTGCACGCTGCGGGCGAGCACACGCTGACGCGGGAACAGTACGGATCGCGGTATGTCCTCGTCGCCGTGCGGATCCTGGTCGATCCGACCGATGCTGCCGACGTCGCCGTGGTGGGCGAGCTACAGAATCAGGTGACCATCACGCCGGGGTGCGCGGACGCGTTCGTCTCGCCGGACTACGACACCGGGAGCCTCGACGCGACCCGTAACGGACTCCTGGAGCTGGCCAAGGGCCTCGACTCGTTCGACCGCACCTTCGGCACCCGCGAAGAAGTCGACCCGGTCCGCCACCTCATCGGGTGTGCCGCGGGCTGGGGCGGACTTCCGACGTCGGAGGCCACCTACGTGGGTGTCGACCCGGCAACCGGTCCCGGACACTACGAACTCGTCTTCGCGGACGTCCCGGTCGACGCGTTCTGGTCGGTGTCGGTCTACAACGCGGCCGGCTTCTTCGAGCCCAACGACAAGGACCTCTATACGGTCAACAGCGTCACCGGCGTCCGCAACGACGACGGTTCGATCACTGTCCGGTTCATCCCGGACGCCTCCGGCGACGTTCCGCCGAACGCGATCGTGACGCCGGAGGGCTGGAACTACCTCATCCGCCTCTACCGCCCGCGCCCCGAGATCCTCGACGGCATGTGGACTCCGCCGGCGTTGAAGGCGGCTCCTCAGTCCTGA
- a CDS encoding arabinofuranosidase, which produces MMLSQRSRTRSSRIGAVSVAMLVFAGLLVATAGTAEAVPNWRYTMVAFSNTSSRHMDVYQSTDASRFRPLRFGAYRPPSGVVRDPSIFHGADGWYYVAYTTGQNTIGFARSRDRVNWAFMHDYPVPLCCAFLPGTGDGKGVFGSSSGSLSFGSAGSSDGPSLSPFTTKAWAPEFFVEGGRVNIILSMSTGGGFVPYVMTALEPGLRLWSPPIPILSLGADHIDTTVVKVGSTYHAFTKNETRKVIEHAVAKSLTGPYRFVPMRSFGRFVEGMALVKLPNGNWRMYVDAYKQRRYFYSDSGDGLWSWSSAKELPGLSGSVRHFGVIREPA; this is translated from the coding sequence ATGATGCTGTCTCAGCGAAGTCGCACTCGGTCGAGTCGCATCGGTGCTGTCTCTGTCGCGATGCTGGTATTCGCGGGCCTGCTCGTCGCAACTGCGGGCACCGCCGAGGCGGTGCCGAACTGGCGGTACACCATGGTGGCGTTCTCCAACACCAGTTCCCGTCACATGGACGTGTACCAGTCCACGGATGCGAGCCGGTTTCGGCCGCTTCGCTTTGGTGCCTACCGTCCGCCATCAGGCGTGGTGCGCGATCCAAGCATCTTCCACGGTGCGGACGGCTGGTACTACGTCGCCTATACGACCGGCCAGAACACCATCGGGTTCGCGCGGAGCCGAGATCGCGTGAACTGGGCGTTCATGCACGACTACCCGGTTCCATTGTGTTGCGCTTTCCTGCCCGGCACGGGCGATGGAAAGGGAGTGTTCGGCTCTTCGTCCGGGTCGTTGTCGTTCGGGTCGGCCGGTTCGAGCGACGGACCGTCGCTGTCGCCCTTCACCACCAAGGCGTGGGCGCCGGAGTTCTTCGTCGAGGGCGGGCGCGTCAACATCATCCTGTCGATGTCGACCGGTGGAGGCTTCGTGCCGTACGTGATGACGGCGCTCGAACCCGGCCTTCGACTGTGGAGTCCGCCGATTCCGATCCTCAGCCTTGGTGCGGACCACATCGACACGACCGTGGTGAAGGTCGGCTCCACGTACCACGCGTTCACCAAGAACGAGACCAGGAAGGTCATCGAACACGCGGTGGCGAAGTCGCTCACCGGTCCCTACCGGTTCGTCCCGATGCGGAGTTTCGGTCGCTTCGTCGAGGGTATGGCGCTGGTGAAGCTCCCGAACGGCAACTGGCGCATGTACGTCGACGCGTACAAGCAGCGCCGGTACTTCTACTCCGACAGCGGCGACGGGTTGTGGTCGTGGAGTTCGGCGAAGGAACTGCCCGGACTCTCGGGCTCGGTCCGCCACTTCGGGGTGATCCGTGAGCCCGCCTAG
- a CDS encoding fumarate reductase/succinate dehydrogenase flavoprotein subunit: MTEPERYQYDVVVIGAGGAGLRAVIEAREKGHSVAVVCKSLFGKAHTVMAEGGCAASMGNANAKDNWATHFQDTMRGGKFLNNWRMAELHAKEAPDRVWELETYGALFDRTADGRIAQRNFGGHTYPRLAHVGDRTGLELIRTMQQKIVSLQQEDFAATGDYESRIKVFAECTITELLKDGDAIAGAFGYWRESGRFIVFEAPAVVVATGGIGKSFKVTSNSWEYTGDGHALALRAGASLINMEFVQFHPTGMVWPPSVKGILVTEGVRGDGGVLKNTDGKRFMFDYIPPVFKGQYAETEKEADEWLADNDSARRTPDLLPRDEVARAINEEVKAGRGTEHGGVYLDIASRMPAEEIIRRLPSMHHQFKELADVDITKEPMEVGPTCHYVMGGIEVDPDTAASRVPGLFAAGECSGGMHGSNRLGGNSLSDLLVFGRRAGLGAASYVESLGNRPKIAQDDIDRAAKYALSPFDPPADGKPENPYTLHMDLQQAMNDLVGIIRKEAEMQEALRVLSDLRNRLGSMQVEGHRQFNPGWHLAIDLRNMLLVSECVAKAALMRTESRGGHTRDDHPSMDSAWRNTLLVCTADTSTDSPVPEVEVVEEEQEPMRPDLLELFEFEEIEKYYTAAEIAGHPGAGGERAEGQSED; the protein is encoded by the coding sequence ATGACCGAACCGGAACGCTACCAGTACGACGTCGTGGTGATCGGTGCGGGTGGTGCCGGCCTGCGGGCGGTCATCGAGGCCCGGGAGAAGGGTCATTCGGTCGCGGTCGTGTGCAAGTCGTTGTTCGGCAAGGCACACACCGTGATGGCCGAAGGTGGCTGTGCGGCGTCGATGGGTAACGCGAACGCGAAGGACAATTGGGCGACCCACTTCCAGGACACGATGCGGGGTGGGAAGTTCCTCAACAACTGGCGCATGGCCGAACTACACGCCAAGGAAGCACCCGACCGGGTGTGGGAGCTGGAAACGTACGGGGCGCTGTTCGACCGGACAGCAGACGGGCGAATCGCGCAGCGCAACTTCGGCGGCCACACCTATCCGCGCCTGGCACACGTCGGCGACCGGACCGGGCTGGAACTCATCCGGACCATGCAGCAGAAGATCGTCTCGCTGCAGCAGGAGGATTTCGCGGCCACCGGCGACTATGAGTCCCGGATCAAGGTGTTCGCCGAGTGCACCATCACCGAGCTCCTCAAGGACGGCGACGCCATCGCCGGTGCGTTCGGGTACTGGCGTGAGTCGGGCCGGTTCATCGTGTTCGAAGCACCTGCGGTCGTTGTCGCGACGGGCGGTATCGGCAAGTCGTTCAAGGTCACGTCGAACTCCTGGGAGTACACGGGCGACGGGCACGCGCTCGCACTACGCGCGGGCGCGAGCCTGATCAACATGGAGTTCGTCCAGTTCCACCCGACCGGGATGGTGTGGCCGCCCAGTGTGAAAGGCATCCTCGTGACCGAGGGCGTGCGCGGTGACGGCGGCGTCCTCAAGAACACCGACGGCAAGCGGTTCATGTTCGACTACATCCCGCCGGTGTTCAAGGGCCAGTACGCGGAGACGGAGAAGGAGGCCGACGAGTGGCTCGCGGACAACGACTCCGCCCGCCGCACACCGGATCTGCTTCCTCGCGATGAGGTCGCCCGCGCGATCAACGAGGAGGTCAAGGCCGGCCGCGGCACCGAGCACGGTGGCGTCTACCTCGACATCGCGTCCCGGATGCCGGCCGAGGAGATCATCCGGCGCCTGCCGTCGATGCATCACCAGTTCAAAGAGCTCGCCGACGTGGACATCACGAAGGAACCCATGGAGGTCGGCCCCACCTGCCATTACGTGATGGGCGGGATCGAGGTCGACCCCGACACCGCGGCGTCGCGAGTGCCCGGTCTGTTCGCCGCCGGTGAGTGCTCGGGCGGCATGCACGGGTCGAACCGCCTGGGCGGCAACTCCTTGTCCGATCTGCTGGTGTTCGGTCGACGAGCCGGGCTCGGCGCGGCGTCGTATGTCGAGTCGCTGGGAAACCGGCCCAAGATCGCGCAGGACGATATCGACCGGGCGGCGAAATACGCGCTGTCTCCGTTCGATCCGCCCGCCGACGGCAAGCCGGAGAACCCGTACACGCTGCACATGGACCTGCAACAGGCGATGAACGACCTCGTCGGCATCATCCGCAAGGAGGCGGAGATGCAGGAGGCACTCCGCGTGCTCTCCGACCTCCGGAACCGGCTCGGCAGCATGCAGGTCGAGGGTCACCGCCAATTCAACCCGGGCTGGCACCTGGCGATCGACCTCCGGAACATGTTGCTGGTCAGTGAATGTGTCGCCAAGGCGGCGCTGATGCGTACCGAGAGTCGTGGCGGACACACTCGCGACGACCATCCGTCGATGGATTCGGCCTGGCGCAACACGCTGCTGGTCTGTACCGCCGACACGAGCACGGACTCACCGGTGCCAGAGGTCGAGGTCGTCGAGGAAGAGCAGGAGCCGATGCGGCCGGACCTGCTGGAGCTCTTCGAGTTCGAGGAGATCGAAAAGTACTACACCGCGGCCGAGATCGCCGGTCATCCCGGCGCCGGAGGCGAGCGAGCCGAGGGACAGTCGGAGGACTGA
- a CDS encoding succinate dehydrogenase/fumarate reductase iron-sulfur subunit, producing the protein MGYDAKFRVWRGDTEGGGLEDYTVLANDGEVVLDIIHRLQATQAPDLAVRWNCKAGKCGSCSAEVNGRPKLLCMTRMSTFTEDEVITVTPMRTFPVIRDLVTDVSFNYQKAREIQSFTPPPDLGPGEYRMKQVDVQRSQEFRKCIECFLCQNTCHVVRDHEENKEAFAGPRYLMRIAELDMHPLDTAERRDTAQNDHGLGFCNITKCCSDVCPEDIKITDNALIPMKERVVDQKYDPLVWLGNKLFRR; encoded by the coding sequence ATGGGATACGACGCGAAGTTCCGAGTATGGCGCGGTGACACCGAAGGCGGTGGGCTCGAGGACTACACGGTCCTCGCCAACGACGGCGAGGTAGTGCTCGACATCATCCACCGCCTCCAGGCAACCCAGGCCCCCGACCTCGCCGTCCGCTGGAACTGCAAGGCGGGCAAGTGCGGATCGTGTTCGGCAGAGGTCAACGGCCGTCCGAAGCTGCTCTGTATGACCCGGATGTCGACGTTCACCGAGGACGAGGTCATCACGGTGACCCCGATGCGCACCTTCCCGGTGATCCGCGACCTCGTCACCGACGTCTCGTTCAACTATCAGAAAGCCCGCGAGATCCAGTCGTTCACCCCGCCGCCCGATCTGGGGCCGGGGGAGTACCGCATGAAGCAGGTCGACGTGCAGCGCTCGCAGGAATTCCGTAAGTGCATCGAGTGCTTCCTCTGCCAGAACACCTGCCACGTGGTCCGCGACCACGAGGAGAACAAGGAGGCCTTCGCCGGCCCCCGCTACCTCATGCGGATCGCCGAGCTCGACATGCACCCGCTCGACACGGCTGAGCGGCGGGATACGGCCCAGAACGACCACGGCCTGGGGTTCTGCAACATCACCAAGTGCTGCTCCGATGTCTGTCCCGAGGACATCAAGATCACCGACAACGCGCTGATCCCGATGAAAGAACGGGTTGTGGATCAGAAGTACGACCCGCTGGTGTGGCTGGGGAACAAGCTCTTCCGACGCTAG
- a CDS encoding WcbI family polysaccharide biosynthesis putative acetyltransferase — MRTTDDVSADGRSRHYGEFYGVTEAPVDNDRKLLVVWGNCQAEALRIVLSSSSDLPFRTVRVPPVHELESADMARVEDLLSRAAIIVSQPVRAGYRGFPIGTSDLADLAPSASVIVWPVIRYGGLFPFQVIARHPAQPSAVPAAVPYHDLRTVLAVVAGRDRFDDWNVDVTAERIREAAQWSVDQLAVRERRHCDIEISDILLDLGADAAHTINHPGNRVLLTLGTRILDSLGASAPVPPSRDLLGNIRAPLERRVIDALGIDACPRASWDVDGAALTEDDVRRRQMRWYADHPEFIGAVLDRYADLIEILGLS, encoded by the coding sequence ATGAGGACGACCGATGACGTGTCGGCCGACGGCCGGTCCCGGCACTACGGGGAGTTCTACGGCGTCACCGAGGCGCCGGTGGACAATGACCGGAAGCTACTCGTCGTCTGGGGGAACTGCCAGGCCGAGGCATTGCGGATCGTCCTGTCCAGCTCTTCGGATCTCCCGTTCCGTACCGTTCGCGTCCCACCGGTCCACGAACTCGAGTCCGCCGACATGGCGCGGGTCGAGGACCTCCTGAGCAGAGCAGCGATCATCGTCTCCCAACCGGTGCGTGCCGGGTACCGGGGATTTCCGATCGGAACCTCGGACCTGGCAGACCTGGCGCCATCGGCGTCCGTCATCGTCTGGCCGGTCATTCGCTACGGCGGATTGTTTCCGTTCCAGGTCATCGCCCGACACCCAGCGCAGCCGTCCGCAGTACCCGCGGCGGTTCCGTACCACGATCTGCGAACGGTCCTCGCAGTGGTGGCCGGTCGCGACCGCTTCGACGACTGGAACGTCGACGTCACCGCCGAACGCATCCGGGAGGCAGCGCAATGGAGCGTGGATCAGCTCGCAGTCCGCGAGCGGCGGCACTGTGACATCGAGATCTCCGACATCCTGCTCGACCTTGGGGCCGACGCCGCCCACACGATCAACCACCCTGGAAACAGGGTGTTGCTCACCCTCGGCACCCGGATCCTCGACTCGCTCGGGGCGTCGGCACCGGTCCCGCCCTCACGCGACCTGCTCGGCAACATCAGAGCGCCCTTGGAGCGACGAGTGATCGACGCGCTGGGGATCGACGCGTGCCCGCGGGCATCGTGGGACGTCGACGGTGCGGCGCTGACCGAGGACGACGTTCGCCGTCGCCAGATGCGCTGGTACGCAGACCATCCCGAGTTCATCGGAGCAGTGTTGGACCGTTACGCCGACCTCATCGAAATCTTGGGGTTGTCGTGA